In Pelodiscus sinensis isolate JC-2024 chromosome 2, ASM4963464v1, whole genome shotgun sequence, the following proteins share a genomic window:
- the LOC102449867 gene encoding desmoglein-4-like, producing MGSIEESRMETTLVMKLITMNADEPNNLNSKIAYKIMSQEPAGASMFILSRDSGKVHIANFLDREQYDRYSLVVRASDRDGAADGISSQCTCSIEVIDVNDNFPTLLQNSMVSAINLIPQWRIIYLGDLDLSMT from the exons ATGGGATCTATTGAAGAAAGTCGCATGGAGA CTACACTGGTGATGAAATTAATTACCATGAATGCAGATGAACCAAATAACTTGAATTCTAAAATTGCCTACAAGATAATGAGTCAGGAACCTGCAGGTGCATCAATGTTTATTCTAAGTAGAGATTCTGGAAAAGTTCACATAGCAAATTTTCTTGACAGAGAG CAATATGACAGATACTCTCTTGTTGTGAGAGCCTCAGACCGTGATGGAGCTGCAGATGGAATCTCTTCCCAGTGTACCTGTTCTATTGAAGTTATTGATGTCAATGATAATTTCCCAACTCTTTTGCAGAATTCa ATGGTAAGTGCCATCAATTTGATCCCACAGTGGAGGATCATctacctgggagacctggacctgagCATGACCtaa